Proteins from a single region of Numenius arquata chromosome Z, bNumArq3.hap1.1, whole genome shotgun sequence:
- the PGAP4 gene encoding post-GPI attachment to proteins factor 4, with product MLHQACQLYGRWCRWSSPFVHLLTLTVVTFGVLAPLLCHRLLHSYFYLRRWHLTPMSQEFLVQNQQEGQAALHYFEKLQIPNASEASGSDAFQPLLLVTIITVQRRSDFHYVLQVASRFHRLLQKCGARCQSHRILLCNVESDPSSHQDVKLLSSFFPMVSRDKTGENPDPRVNQFEKEKQDYVFCLEQSLLAYNPEYILIVEDDAVPEEEIFAVLQHLLLARLSKPYLRDALYFKLYHPERLQRYFNPEPMRILEWLGLGMFLGPVLNCVYSWATGRPSLSWPIVLFFALYSMALSELVGRHYVLELRRLAPTLYNIVPVTECCTPAMLFSAPSARRALGYLKGLHCRQGFAKDIALYSLLRTKGENAYVVEPNLVRHVGMYSSLRLNDNPKLL from the coding sequence ATGTTACACCAAGCCTGCCAGCTCTATGGGAGATGGTGCCGTTGGTCCAGTCCTTTTGTTCATCTCCTCACACTGACTGTGGTGACATTTGGTGTGCTCGCGCCTTTGCTTTGCCACCGGCTCCTCCACTCTTACTTCTATTTGCGGCGCTGGCACCTGACCCCCATGAGCCAGGAATTTCTGGTGCAGAACCAGCAGGAGGGCCAGGCTGCCCTCCATTACTTTGAGAAGCTGCAGATACCAAATGCCTCTGAGGCCTCTGGCAGTGATGCCTTCCAGCCCTTGCTGCTGGTCACCATTATCACTGTGCAGAGGCGCAGTGATTTCCACTATGTCTTGCAAGTGGCCTCCCGCTTCCACCGCCTCCTCCAGAAATGTGGTGCACGTTGCCAGAGCCACCGCATCCTGCTCTGTAATGTGGAGTCAGACCCCAGCAGCCATCAGGATGTCAAGCTGCTGAGCAGCTTCTTTCCTATGGTCAGTCGTGATAAAACTGGGGAGAACCCTGACCCCAGAGTGAACCAGTTTGAGAAGGAGAAGCAGGACTACGTCTTCTGCCTTGAGCAGTCGCTGCTGGCGTACAACCCAGAATATATTCTCATAGTGGAAGATGATGCTGTGCCAGAGGAGGAGATATTTGCTGTCTTGCAGCACCTCTTGTTGGCCCGGTTATCCAAACCATACCTCAGAGATGCACTCTACTTCAAGCTTTACCATCCCGAGAGGCTTCAGCGCTACTTCAACCCCGAACCCATGAGAATCCTTGAGTGGCTAGGTCTAGGCATGTTTCTGGGGCCTGTGCTGAACTGTGTGTACTCCTGGGCAACTGGGCGCCCCAGCCTCAGTTGGCCCATTGTCCTGTTCTTTGCTTTGTACAGTATGGCTTTGTCAGAGCTGGTGGGACGGCATTACGTGCTGGAGCTGCGCCGGCTGGCCCCCACGCTATATAACATCGTGCCAGTCACCGAGTGCTGCACGCCTGCCATGCTTTTCTCCGCTCCTTCTGCCCGCCGTGCCTTAGGTTACCTGAAGGGGCTGCACTGCCGCCAGGGCTTTGCGAAGGATATTGCCCTCTACTCGCTGCTGCGCACCAAGGGGGAGAACGCTTACGTGGTGGAACCCAACCTGGTCCGGCACGTGGGAATGTATTCCAGCCTTCGGCTCAACGACAACCCGAAACTGCTGTGA